In the Arthrobacter zhaoxinii genome, one interval contains:
- the rpsQ gene encoding 30S ribosomal protein S17, giving the protein MSENKNEAAVTTDANGADARGYRKTARGYVVSDKMDKTIVVQVEDRVKHALYGKVIRRTEKRKAHDEQNAAGIGDLVLIAETRPLSATKRWRLVEILEKAK; this is encoded by the coding sequence GTGAGCGAAAACAAGAATGAGGCAGCAGTGACAACTGACGCAAACGGAGCCGATGCCCGCGGGTACCGGAAGACCGCACGCGGCTACGTGGTCTCGGACAAGATGGATAAGACCATCGTTGTCCAGGTTGAAGACCGCGTGAAGCACGCCCTTTACGGCAAGGTTATCCGCCGGACCGAGAAGCGCAAGGCCCATGACGAGCAGAACGCTGCCGGCATTGGTGACCTCGTGCTGATCGCGGAGACCCGGCCGCTGTCCGCTACGAAGCGGTGGCGCCTGGTCGAGATCCTCGAAAAGGCCAAGTAA
- the rpmC gene encoding 50S ribosomal protein L29: protein MAVGSKELTTEQLDGFDKDRLVEELRKAKEELFNLRFQSATGQLENHGRLRAVKRDIARIYTVLRERELGIRPEVVAPVEEAAPEAPKKSKKKATKSEAEAKVAEDDAK from the coding sequence ATGGCAGTTGGATCAAAAGAGCTGACAACTGAGCAGCTGGACGGCTTCGATAAGGACCGTCTCGTAGAAGAACTGCGCAAGGCCAAGGAGGAGCTGTTCAACCTCCGCTTCCAGTCGGCTACCGGCCAGCTGGAAAACCACGGTCGTCTGCGTGCAGTCAAGCGCGATATCGCCCGCATCTACACGGTGCTGCGTGAGCGCGAGCTGGGCATTCGTCCCGAGGTTGTCGCTCCCGTTGAGGAAGCAGCACCCGAGGCACCGAAGAAGTCAAAGAAGAAGGCTACCAAGTCTGAAGCTGAAGCCAAGGTCGCTGAGGATGATGCCAAGTGA
- the rplP gene encoding 50S ribosomal protein L16, translated as MLIPRRVKYRKQHHPGRSGAATGGTAVSFGEWGIQALTPAYVTNRQIEAARIAMTRHIKRGGKVWINIYPDRPLTKKPAETRMGSGKGSPEWWVANVKPGRVLFELSGVSEEVAREALRLAIHKLPLKARIVRREGGE; from the coding sequence ATGCTTATCCCACGTCGAGTCAAATACCGTAAGCAGCACCACCCGGGTCGCTCCGGCGCTGCAACCGGCGGCACCGCCGTCAGCTTCGGCGAGTGGGGTATCCAGGCTCTGACGCCTGCGTACGTCACCAACCGCCAGATTGAAGCTGCGCGTATTGCCATGACACGCCACATCAAGCGTGGCGGTAAGGTCTGGATCAACATCTACCCGGACCGTCCGCTGACGAAGAAGCCTGCTGAAACCCGTATGGGTTCCGGTAAGGGTTCTCCGGAGTGGTGGGTTGCAAACGTCAAGCCGGGCCGGGTTCTGTTCGAACTCTCCGGTGTTTCCGAAGAGGTAGCTCGTGAGGCCCTGCGCCTGGCGATCCATAAGCTGCCGTTGAAGGCACGCATTGTGCGTCGCGAGGGTGGTGAATAG
- the rpsC gene encoding 30S ribosomal protein S3 has product MGQKVNPHGFRLGITTDHVSHWFADSNKPGQRYKDFVREDIKIRQLMSTGMDRAGIAKVEIERTRDRVRVDIHTARPGIVIGRRGAEADRIRGELEKLTGKQVQLNILEVKNPEMEAQLVAQGVAEQLSSRVAFRRAMKKAIQSAQRAGAKGIRIQCSGRLGGAEMSRSEFYREGRVPLHTLRAQIDYGFFEAKTTFGRIGVKVWIYKGDVTAKELAAQQAAAPSRGRSNDRPGRGPADRGDRGGDRRRRPERGDKAAAPAAAEAPAAEAAAPAAEGGQA; this is encoded by the coding sequence GTGGGACAGAAGGTAAACCCGCACGGGTTCCGACTCGGCATCACCACTGACCACGTATCGCACTGGTTTGCTGACAGCAACAAGCCGGGACAGCGTTACAAGGACTTCGTCCGCGAGGACATCAAGATCCGTCAGCTGATGTCCACCGGCATGGACCGCGCCGGCATCGCCAAGGTAGAGATCGAGCGCACCCGCGACCGTGTCCGTGTGGATATCCACACTGCACGTCCGGGCATCGTCATCGGCCGCCGCGGCGCCGAAGCGGACCGCATCCGCGGCGAGCTCGAAAAGCTCACCGGCAAGCAGGTCCAGCTGAACATCCTCGAGGTCAAGAACCCCGAGATGGAAGCACAGCTGGTTGCCCAGGGCGTCGCTGAGCAGCTCTCTTCCCGCGTGGCTTTCCGCCGTGCGATGAAGAAGGCCATCCAGTCCGCACAGCGTGCAGGCGCCAAGGGTATCCGTATCCAGTGCTCCGGCCGTCTGGGCGGCGCTGAAATGAGCCGTTCGGAGTTCTACCGCGAAGGCCGTGTGCCCCTGCACACCCTCCGCGCGCAGATCGACTACGGTTTCTTCGAAGCCAAGACCACCTTCGGCCGCATTGGCGTAAAGGTCTGGATCTACAAGGGCGACGTTACCGCTAAGGAACTGGCTGCACAGCAGGCTGCTGCACCGTCCCGCGGACGCTCCAACGATCGTCCGGGCCGCGGCCCGGCCGACCGCGGCGACCGTGGCGGCGACCGCCGTCGTCGTCCCGAGCGCGGCGACAAAGCCGCCGCGCCTGCTGCTGCAGAGGCTCCGGCCGCTGAGGCAGCTGCCCCCGCAGCAGAAGGAGGACAGGCTTAA
- the rplV gene encoding 50S ribosomal protein L22 translates to MEAKAIARHIRVTPMKARRVVNLVRGKQANEALAILKFAPQAASEPVLKVIQSAMANARVLADRDGVAFDEGDLFISEAFVDEGPTMKRFQPRAQGRAYRINKRTSHVTVVVATPTIEEER, encoded by the coding sequence ATGGAAGCCAAGGCAATTGCGCGTCATATCCGCGTAACGCCTATGAAGGCCCGGCGCGTCGTCAACCTTGTTCGTGGCAAGCAAGCGAATGAGGCTCTGGCAATTCTGAAGTTTGCCCCCCAGGCAGCTTCGGAGCCGGTACTTAAGGTAATTCAGTCGGCTATGGCCAATGCACGTGTCCTCGCGGACCGTGACGGCGTGGCCTTCGACGAGGGTGACCTCTTCATCAGCGAAGCATTCGTTGACGAAGGACCCACCATGAAGCGGTTCCAGCCGCGGGCCCAGGGCCGCGCCTACCGCATCAACAAGCGGACCAGCCACGTCACTGTGGTAGTCGCAACCCCTACGATCGAGGAGGAACGCTAA
- the rpsS gene encoding 30S ribosomal protein S19, whose product MPRSLKKGPFVDQHLFLKVAAENEKGTKNVIKTWSRRSMIIPDMLGHTIAVHDGRKHIPVFVTESMVGHKLGEFALTRTFRGHVKDDRKGKRR is encoded by the coding sequence ATGCCACGCAGCCTGAAGAAAGGCCCCTTCGTCGACCAGCACCTGTTTCTCAAGGTAGCGGCCGAAAACGAAAAGGGCACCAAGAACGTCATCAAGACGTGGTCTCGCCGTTCGATGATCATCCCCGACATGCTCGGGCACACGATCGCCGTACACGACGGACGTAAGCACATTCCGGTGTTTGTCACCGAGTCGATGGTCGGGCACAAGCTCGGCGAATTCGCTCTGACGCGGACATTCCGCGGCCATGTGAAGGACGACCGCAAGGGCAAGCGCCGCTAG
- the rplB gene encoding 50S ribosomal protein L2, with protein sequence MGIRKYKPTTPGRRGSSVADFTEITRSTPEKSLVRPLPKKGGRNNTGKITTRHKGGGHKRQYRLIDFRRHDKDGVNARVAEIEYDPNRTARIALLHYVDGTKRYIIAPNKLKQGDFVEAGAGADIKPGNNLPLRNIPVGTTIHAVELRPGGGAKMARSAGASVQLVAKEGRFAQLRLPSGEIRNVDVRCRATIGEVGNAEQSNINWGKAGRMRWKGVRPTVRGVAMNPVDHPHGGGEGKTSGGRHPVNPNGKREGRTRRPNKESDNLIVRRRRSGKNKR encoded by the coding sequence ATGGGAATCCGTAAATACAAGCCGACTACCCCGGGCCGTCGCGGCTCGAGCGTAGCCGACTTCACCGAAATCACGCGGTCGACGCCGGAAAAGTCGTTGGTACGTCCGCTGCCCAAAAAGGGCGGCCGTAACAACACCGGTAAGATCACGACCAGGCACAAGGGTGGTGGACACAAGCGTCAGTACCGTCTGATCGACTTCCGCCGCCACGACAAGGACGGCGTCAACGCACGCGTTGCCGAGATCGAATACGATCCGAACCGTACCGCCCGTATTGCGCTGCTGCACTACGTTGATGGCACCAAGCGTTACATCATTGCTCCGAACAAGCTCAAGCAGGGCGACTTCGTAGAGGCCGGCGCCGGCGCTGATATCAAGCCCGGCAACAACCTGCCCCTGCGTAACATCCCCGTGGGTACCACCATCCACGCTGTTGAACTGCGTCCGGGCGGCGGTGCCAAGATGGCCCGCTCCGCCGGTGCGTCCGTTCAGCTTGTCGCCAAGGAAGGCCGCTTCGCCCAGCTGCGTCTGCCCTCCGGCGAAATCCGCAACGTTGATGTGCGCTGCCGCGCCACGATCGGCGAGGTCGGCAACGCCGAGCAGTCGAACATCAACTGGGGCAAGGCCGGCCGTATGCGCTGGAAGGGCGTCCGCCCGACCGTCCGTGGTGTCGCCATGAACCCGGTCGACCACCCGCACGGTGGTGGTGAAGGTAAGACCTCCGGTGGACGCCACCCGGTCAACCCGAACGGTAAGCGCGAAGGCCGTACCCGCCGTCCCAATAAAGAGAGCGACAACCTCATTGTGCGTCGCCGTCGTTCCGGCAAGAACAAGCGATAG
- the rplW gene encoding 50S ribosomal protein L23, with protein MSATTAKDPRDVVLAPVVSEKSYGLIDEGKYTFLVDPRSNKTEIKLAVEKIFSVKVDSINTINRAGKRKRTKFGWGQRKNTKRAIVTLKDGTIDIFGGPLS; from the coding sequence GTGAGCGCGACCACCGCTAAGGATCCGCGCGACGTAGTGCTTGCACCCGTCGTCTCGGAAAAGAGCTACGGCCTGATCGACGAAGGTAAGTACACCTTCCTGGTCGACCCCCGCTCCAACAAGACCGAGATCAAGCTGGCCGTGGAGAAAATCTTCTCCGTCAAGGTCGACTCGATCAACACCATCAACCGTGCCGGTAAGCGTAAGCGCACCAAGTTCGGATGGGGACAGCGCAAGAACACCAAGCGCGCCATTGTCACCCTCAAGGACGGCACAATCGACATCTTCGGCGGTCCGCTCAGCTAG
- the rplD gene encoding 50S ribosomal protein L4, translating into MANETTVEFPAEIFDVQTNVPLLHQVVVAQLAAARQGTHKTKTRAEVSGAGRKPFKQKGTGRARQGSIRAPHMTGGGVVHGPTPRDYSQRTPKKMKAAALRGALSDRARNGRIHVLESLVEGTKPSTKDALSALRSVSDRKNLLVVIERANDVAALSVRNVPAVHVIYVDQLNTYDVLVADDVVFTKAAYDEFVGKNTVKEDAK; encoded by the coding sequence ATGGCTAACGAAACCACTGTTGAATTCCCCGCAGAGATCTTCGACGTTCAGACGAACGTACCGCTGCTCCACCAGGTGGTAGTTGCTCAGCTTGCAGCCGCCCGCCAGGGTACGCACAAGACGAAGACGCGTGCCGAGGTAAGCGGCGCAGGCCGCAAGCCGTTCAAGCAGAAGGGCACCGGCCGGGCTCGTCAGGGCTCCATCCGTGCTCCTCACATGACCGGTGGCGGCGTAGTCCACGGACCGACGCCCCGCGATTACAGCCAGCGCACCCCCAAGAAGATGAAGGCTGCTGCACTGCGCGGCGCCCTGTCGGACCGGGCACGCAACGGCCGTATCCACGTCCTCGAATCCCTGGTTGAAGGCACCAAGCCTTCCACCAAGGACGCACTGAGCGCCCTGCGTTCGGTTTCCGACCGCAAGAACCTGCTCGTTGTTATCGAGCGCGCCAACGATGTTGCCGCACTTTCCGTGCGCAACGTTCCGGCTGTTCACGTGATCTACGTAGATCAGCTGAACACCTATGACGTGCTTGTTGCCGACGACGTGGTCTTCACCAAGGCTGCCTACGACGAGTTCGTCGGCAAGAACACAGTCAAGGAGGACGCCAAGTGA
- the rplC gene encoding 50S ribosomal protein L3, whose amino-acid sequence MSTSLTRQVKGLLGTKLGMTQVWDENNKLIPVTVVQADSNVITQLRNAEKDGYTAVQIGYGQIDPRKVTKPLAGHFEKAGVTPRRHVVELRTADADTYELGQELSVEIFAAGQKVDVVGTSKGKGFAGVMKRHGFHGVGASHGAHKNHRKPGSIGGASTPGRVFKGVRMAGRMGGVRHTTMNLTVHGVDAEKSLLLIKGAVPGARGQVVLVRSAVKGD is encoded by the coding sequence ATGTCTACTTCACTTACACGCCAGGTAAAGGGACTGCTGGGCACCAAGCTCGGCATGACCCAGGTTTGGGACGAGAACAACAAGCTCATCCCCGTAACCGTCGTCCAGGCTGACTCCAACGTCATCACGCAGCTGCGCAACGCGGAAAAGGACGGCTACACCGCCGTTCAGATCGGCTACGGCCAGATCGACCCGCGCAAGGTGACCAAGCCGCTGGCCGGCCACTTTGAAAAGGCCGGCGTCACGCCGCGCCGCCACGTAGTTGAACTGCGTACCGCCGATGCCGACACCTACGAGCTGGGCCAGGAACTCTCCGTTGAGATTTTCGCAGCCGGCCAGAAGGTCGACGTCGTCGGAACCTCCAAGGGTAAGGGCTTTGCCGGTGTCATGAAGCGTCACGGCTTCCATGGCGTTGGTGCCTCCCACGGTGCACACAAGAACCACCGTAAGCCGGGTTCCATCGGTGGCGCATCCACCCCGGGCCGCGTCTTCAAGGGCGTTCGGATGGCGGGCCGCATGGGCGGCGTCCGTCACACCACCATGAACCTCACGGTTCACGGTGTGGACGCCGAGAAGTCGCTCCTGCTGATCAAGGGTGCCGTTCCCGGCGCCCGCGGCCAGGTCGTCCTCGTACGCTCTGCCGTGAAGGGAGATTAG
- the rpsJ gene encoding 30S ribosomal protein S10, which yields MAGQKIRIRLKSYDHEVIDVSARKIVETVTRAGATVVGPVPLPTEKNVYVVIRSPHKYKDSREHFEMRTHKRLIDIIDPTPKAVDSLMRLDLPADVNIEIKL from the coding sequence ATGGCGGGACAAAAAATCCGCATCCGGCTGAAGTCGTATGACCACGAGGTCATCGACGTATCAGCACGGAAGATCGTTGAAACGGTCACGCGTGCAGGCGCAACGGTAGTAGGCCCCGTGCCGCTGCCCACGGAAAAGAACGTTTACGTTGTTATCCGTTCGCCGCACAAGTACAAGGACAGCCGCGAGCACTTTGAAATGCGCACGCACAAGCGCCTGATCGACATCATTGACCCCACGCCCAAGGCCGTTGACTCGCTTATGCGTCTCGACCTGCCTGCAGACGTGAACATCGAAATCAAGCTGTAG